A window from Bubalus kerabau isolate K-KA32 ecotype Philippines breed swamp buffalo chromosome 5, PCC_UOA_SB_1v2, whole genome shotgun sequence encodes these proteins:
- the ABL2 gene encoding tyrosine-protein kinase ABL2 isoform X6, which yields MVFGMVLLPPNCYGRDQDTSLCCLCHEASETALPSLTDHFASCLEDGFEGDKTGGSSPEALHRPYGCDVEPQALNEAIRWSSKENLLGATESDPNLFVALYDFVASGDNTLSITKGEKLRVLGYNQNGEWSEVRSKNGQGWVPSNYITPVNSLEKHSWYHGPVSRSAAEYLLSSLINGSFLVRESESSPGQLSISLRYEGRVYHYRINTTTDGKVYVTAESRFSTLAELVHHHSTVADGLVTTLHYPAPKCNKPTVYGVSPIHDKWEMERTDITMKHKLGGGQYGEVYVGVWKKYSLTVAVKTLKEDTMEVEEFLKEAAVMKEIKHPNLVQLLGVCTLEPPFYIVTEYMPYGNLLDYLRECSREEVTAVVLLYMATQISSAMEYLEKKNFIHRDLAARNCLVGENHVVKVADFGLSRLMTGDTYTAHAGAKFPIKWTAPESLAYNTFSIKSDVWAFGVLLWEIATYGMSPYPGIDLSQVYDLLEKGYRMEQPEGCPPKVYELMRACWKWSPADRPSFAETHQAFETMFHDSSISEEVAEELGRAAAASSVVPYLPRLPLLPSKTRTLKKQGENKENIEGAQDATENSASSSAPGFIRSAQAPSGSPALPRKQRDKSPSSLLEDAKETCFTRDRKGGFFSSFMKKRNAPTPPKRSSSFREMENQPHKKYELTGLPEQDRMAMTLPRNCQRSKLQLERTVSTSSQPEENVDRANDTLPKKSEEGAAPTRERPKAKLLPRGGTALPLRTPSGDPATTEKDSPGLGVAGVAAAPKSKERNGGARLGMAGVPEDGEQTGWASPAKTAAVLPTTHNHKVPVLISPTLKHTPADVQLIGTDSQGNKFKLLSEHQVTSSGDKDRPRRVKPKCAPPPPPVMRLLQQPSVCSDSTEEPAAPTAVQPKSETQEGGKKAAPGAVPTSGKAGRPVMPPPQVPLPTSSISPAKMANGTAGTKVALRKTKQAAEKISADKISKEALLECADLLSSAITEPVPNSQLVDTGHQLLDYCSGYVDCIPQTRNKFAFREAVSKLELSLQELQVSSAAAGVPGANPVLNNLLSCVQEISDVVQR from the exons ATGGTCTTTGGGATGGTTCTGCTTCCACCTAATTGTTATGGCAGAGATCAGGACACATCGCTTTGCTGTCTATGCCATGAGGCCTCAGAAACGGCTCTCCCCAGCTTGACAG atcacTTTGCCAGCTGTTTGGAGGATGGATTTGAGGGCGACAAGACTGGAGGCAGTAGTCCAG aAGCCTTGCACCGCCCCTACGGTTGTGATGTTGAACCCCAGGCCCTGAACGAAGCCATCAGGTGGAGCTCCAAGGAGAACCTGCTCGGAGCCACCGAGAGTGACCCTAATCTCTTTGTTGCACTTTATGATTTTGTAGCAAGTGGTGATAACACACTCAGCATCACTAAAG GTGAAAAGCTCCGAGTCCTTGGTTACAACCAGAATGGTGAGTGGAGCGAAGTTCGCTCTAAGAATGGCCAAGGCTGGGTGCCAAGCAACTACATCACCCCTGTGAACAGCCTGGAAAAACATTCCTGGTATCATGGACCTGTGTCTCGCAGTGCAGCAGAGTACCTACTCAGCAGTCTGATCAATGGCAGCTTCCTGGTGCGAGAGAGTGAGAGCAGCCCCGGGCAGCTGTCAATCTCGCTCAGGTACGAGGGGCGTGTGTATCACTACAGGATCAATACCACCACAGATGGCAAG GTATACGTAACTGCTGAGAGCCGCTTCAGCACCTTGGCCGAGCTTGTTCACCATCACTCCACGGTGGCTGATGGGCTGGTGACAACCCTACACTATCCGGCGCCCAAGTGTAATAAGCCTACAGTCTACGGTGTGTCCCCCATCCACGACAAGTGGGAAATGGAGCGAACAGATATTACCATGAAGCACAAACTTGGGGGTGGTCAGTATGGAGAGGTTTACGTTGGCGTCTGGAAGAAATACAGCCTTACAGTTGCTGTGAAAACATTGAAG GAAGATACTATGGAGGTGGAGGAATTTCTCAAGGAAGCTGCAGTGATGAAGGAAATCAAGCATCCTAACCTGGTACAGCTATTAG GTGTGTGTACCTTGGAGCCACCATTTTACATTGTGACTGAATACATGCCTTATGGGAACTTGCTTGATTATCTCCGAGAATGCAGCCGAGAAGAGGTGACTGCAGTTGTGCTGCTTTACATGGCCACTCAGATCTCGTCCGCAATGGAGTATTTAGAGAAGAAGAATTTCATCCACAG GGATCTTGCAGCTCGTAACTGCCTGGTGGGAGAAAACCATGTGGTGAAAGTGGCTGATTTTGGCTTAAGTAGACTGATGACCGGAGACACCTATACTGCTCATGCTGGAGCCAAATTTCCTATTAAATGGACAGCACCAGAGAGTCTTGCCTACAATACTTTCTCAATTAAATCTGACGTCTGGG CGTTTGGGGTGCTCTTATGGGAAATTGCTACATATGGAATGTCACCATATCCAGGTATTGACCTGTCTCAGGTCTACGATCTACTGGAAAAAGGATACCGAATGGAGCAGCCTGAAGGATGTCCCCCTAAGGTGTATGAACTTATGAGAGCAT GTTGGAAGTGGAGCCCTGCCGACAGGCCCTCTTTTGCAGAAACACATCAAGCTTTTGAAACCATGTTCCACGACTCGAGCATTTCTGAAG AGGTTGCTGAGGAGCTTGGGAGGGCCGCCGCCGCCTCGTCTGTGGTTCCATATCTGCCCCGACTGCCTCTGCTTCCTTCCAAGACCCGGACGCTGAAGAAGCAGGGGGAGAACAAGGAGAACATCGAGGGGGCACAAGATGCCACAGAAAATTCTGCTTCCAGTTCAGCACCAG GGTTCATTAGAAGTGCACAGGCCCCCAGTGGGTCCCCAGCACTGCCTCGAAAGCAGAGAGACAAGTCACCCAGCAGCCTCTTGGAAGATGCCAAAGAGACATGCTTCACCAGAGATAGGAAGGGAGGCTTCTTCAGCTCCTTTATGAAAAAGAGAAACGCTCCCACACCCCCCAAACGCAGCAGCTCCTTCCGAGAAATGGAGAACCAGCCCCACAAGAAATACGAACTGACGG GGCTTCCAGAGCAGGATAGGATGGCAATGACCCTTCCCAGGAACTGCCAGAGGTCCAAACTCCAGCTGGAAAGGACAGTGTCCACCTCTTCTCAGCCAGAAGAGAATGTGGACAGGGCCAATGACACACTTCCAAAAAAATCAGAGGAAGGTGCCGCTCCGACCAGAGAGAGACCAAAAGCCAAACTTTTGCCCAGAGGAGGCACCGCTCTTCCTCTCAGAACCCCCTCTGGGGATCCAGCCACTACAGAGAAGGATTCTCCAGGGTTAGGGGTGGCTGGAGTGGCAGCTGCCCCCAAGAGCAAGGAGAGGAATGGTGGGGCACGACTTGGCATGGCTGGAGTCCCAGAGGATGGCGAGCAGACCGGCTGGGCTTCTCCAGCCAAGACTGCCGCGGTCCTCCCAACCACTCATAACCACAAAGTGCCCGTCCTTATCTCACCCACTCTGAAGCACACTCCAGCTGACGTGCAGCTCATTGGCACAGACTCTCAGGGGAATAAATTCAAGCTCTTATCAGAGCATCAGGTCACTTCCTCTGGAGACAAGGACCGACCCCGCCGGGTAAAACCAAAgtgtgccccacccccaccgccagtGATGAGACTACTGCAGCAGCCGTCCGTGTGCTCAGACTCCACGGAAGAGCCCGCCGCCCCGACTGCAGTCCAGCCCAAGTCAGAAAcacaggagggagggaaaaaggcGGCTCCAGGGGCGGTGCCCACCAGTGGGAAAGCTGGGAGGCCTGTGATGCCTCCACCTCAAGTGCCTCTGCCCACATCTTCCATCTCGCCAGCCAAAATGGCCAATGGCACAGCGGGTACTAAAGTGGCTCTGAGAAAAACCAAACAGGCGGCCGAGAAAATCTCAGCCGACAAGATCAGCAAGGAGGCCCTGCTGGAATGTGCTGACCTACTGTCCAGTGCCATCACGGAACCTGTGCCCAACAGCCAGCTGGTGGACACTGGCCACCAGCTGCTCGACTACTGCTCAGGCTATGTG
- the ABL2 gene encoding tyrosine-protein kinase ABL2 isoform X2, producing the protein MGQQVGRVGEAPGLQQSQPRGIRGSSAARPSGRRRDLVGRTAEAGFNIFTQHEALHRPYGCDVEPQALNEAIRWSSKENLLGATESDPNLFVALYDFVASGDNTLSITKGEKLRVLGYNQNGEWSEVRSKNGQGWVPSNYITPVNSLEKHSWYHGPVSRSAAEYLLSSLINGSFLVRESESSPGQLSISLRYEGRVYHYRINTTTDGKVYVTAESRFSTLAELVHHHSTVADGLVTTLHYPAPKCNKPTVYGVSPIHDKWEMERTDITMKHKLGGGQYGEVYVGVWKKYSLTVAVKTLKEDTMEVEEFLKEAAVMKEIKHPNLVQLLGVCTLEPPFYIVTEYMPYGNLLDYLRECSREEVTAVVLLYMATQISSAMEYLEKKNFIHRDLAARNCLVGENHVVKVADFGLSRLMTGDTYTAHAGAKFPIKWTAPESLAYNTFSIKSDVWAFGVLLWEIATYGMSPYPGIDLSQVYDLLEKGYRMEQPEGCPPKVYELMRACWKWSPADRPSFAETHQAFETMFHDSSISEEVAEELGRAAAASSVVPYLPRLPLLPSKTRTLKKQGENKENIEGAQDATENSASSSAPGFIRSAQAPSGSPALPRKQRDKSPSSLLEDAKETCFTRDRKGGFFSSFMKKRNAPTPPKRSSSFREMENQPHKKYELTGNFSSVASLQHAEGFSLTPAQQEASLVPPKCYGGSFAQRNLCNDDGGGGGGSGAAGGGWSGITGFFTPRLIKKTLGLRAGKPTASDDTSKPFPRSNSTSSVSSGLPEQDRMAMTLPRNCQRSKLQLERTVSTSSQPEENVDRANDTLPKKSEEGAAPTRERPKAKLLPRGGTALPLRTPSGDPATTEKDSPGLGVAGVAAAPKSKERNGGARLGMAGVPEDGEQTGWASPAKTAAVLPTTHNHKVPVLISPTLKHTPADVQLIGTDSQGNKFKLLSEHQVTSSGDKDRPRRVKPKCAPPPPPVMRLLQQPSVCSDSTEEPAAPTAVQPKSETQEGGKKAAPGAVPTSGKAGRPVMPPPQVPLPTSSISPAKMANGTAGTKVALRKTKQAAEKISADKISKEALLECADLLSSAITEPVPNSQLVDTGHQLLDYCSGYVDCIPQTRNKFAFREAVSKLELSLQELQVSSAAAGVPGANPVLNNLLSCVQEISDVVQR; encoded by the exons aAGCCTTGCACCGCCCCTACGGTTGTGATGTTGAACCCCAGGCCCTGAACGAAGCCATCAGGTGGAGCTCCAAGGAGAACCTGCTCGGAGCCACCGAGAGTGACCCTAATCTCTTTGTTGCACTTTATGATTTTGTAGCAAGTGGTGATAACACACTCAGCATCACTAAAG GTGAAAAGCTCCGAGTCCTTGGTTACAACCAGAATGGTGAGTGGAGCGAAGTTCGCTCTAAGAATGGCCAAGGCTGGGTGCCAAGCAACTACATCACCCCTGTGAACAGCCTGGAAAAACATTCCTGGTATCATGGACCTGTGTCTCGCAGTGCAGCAGAGTACCTACTCAGCAGTCTGATCAATGGCAGCTTCCTGGTGCGAGAGAGTGAGAGCAGCCCCGGGCAGCTGTCAATCTCGCTCAGGTACGAGGGGCGTGTGTATCACTACAGGATCAATACCACCACAGATGGCAAG GTATACGTAACTGCTGAGAGCCGCTTCAGCACCTTGGCCGAGCTTGTTCACCATCACTCCACGGTGGCTGATGGGCTGGTGACAACCCTACACTATCCGGCGCCCAAGTGTAATAAGCCTACAGTCTACGGTGTGTCCCCCATCCACGACAAGTGGGAAATGGAGCGAACAGATATTACCATGAAGCACAAACTTGGGGGTGGTCAGTATGGAGAGGTTTACGTTGGCGTCTGGAAGAAATACAGCCTTACAGTTGCTGTGAAAACATTGAAG GAAGATACTATGGAGGTGGAGGAATTTCTCAAGGAAGCTGCAGTGATGAAGGAAATCAAGCATCCTAACCTGGTACAGCTATTAG GTGTGTGTACCTTGGAGCCACCATTTTACATTGTGACTGAATACATGCCTTATGGGAACTTGCTTGATTATCTCCGAGAATGCAGCCGAGAAGAGGTGACTGCAGTTGTGCTGCTTTACATGGCCACTCAGATCTCGTCCGCAATGGAGTATTTAGAGAAGAAGAATTTCATCCACAG GGATCTTGCAGCTCGTAACTGCCTGGTGGGAGAAAACCATGTGGTGAAAGTGGCTGATTTTGGCTTAAGTAGACTGATGACCGGAGACACCTATACTGCTCATGCTGGAGCCAAATTTCCTATTAAATGGACAGCACCAGAGAGTCTTGCCTACAATACTTTCTCAATTAAATCTGACGTCTGGG CGTTTGGGGTGCTCTTATGGGAAATTGCTACATATGGAATGTCACCATATCCAGGTATTGACCTGTCTCAGGTCTACGATCTACTGGAAAAAGGATACCGAATGGAGCAGCCTGAAGGATGTCCCCCTAAGGTGTATGAACTTATGAGAGCAT GTTGGAAGTGGAGCCCTGCCGACAGGCCCTCTTTTGCAGAAACACATCAAGCTTTTGAAACCATGTTCCACGACTCGAGCATTTCTGAAG AGGTTGCTGAGGAGCTTGGGAGGGCCGCCGCCGCCTCGTCTGTGGTTCCATATCTGCCCCGACTGCCTCTGCTTCCTTCCAAGACCCGGACGCTGAAGAAGCAGGGGGAGAACAAGGAGAACATCGAGGGGGCACAAGATGCCACAGAAAATTCTGCTTCCAGTTCAGCACCAG GGTTCATTAGAAGTGCACAGGCCCCCAGTGGGTCCCCAGCACTGCCTCGAAAGCAGAGAGACAAGTCACCCAGCAGCCTCTTGGAAGATGCCAAAGAGACATGCTTCACCAGAGATAGGAAGGGAGGCTTCTTCAGCTCCTTTATGAAAAAGAGAAACGCTCCCACACCCCCCAAACGCAGCAGCTCCTTCCGAGAAATGGAGAACCAGCCCCACAAGAAATACGAACTGACGGGTAACTTCTCATCTGTTGCTTCTCTGCAGCATGCTGAAGGGTTCTCTCTCACTCCTGCCCAGCAAGAAGCGAGTCTGGTGCCACCCAAGTGCTATGGGGGTAGCTTTGCACAGAGGAACCTCTGTAATGACgacggtggtgggggtgggggcagtggcgctgctgggggcggGTGGTCTGGCATCACAGGCTTCTTTACACCACGCTTAATCAAAAAGACACTGGGCTTACGAGCAGGTAAACCCACAGCCAGTGATGACACATCCAAGCCTTTTCCAAGGTCAAACTCTACATCTTCCGTGTCCTCAGGGCTTCCAGAGCAGGATAGGATGGCAATGACCCTTCCCAGGAACTGCCAGAGGTCCAAACTCCAGCTGGAAAGGACAGTGTCCACCTCTTCTCAGCCAGAAGAGAATGTGGACAGGGCCAATGACACACTTCCAAAAAAATCAGAGGAAGGTGCCGCTCCGACCAGAGAGAGACCAAAAGCCAAACTTTTGCCCAGAGGAGGCACCGCTCTTCCTCTCAGAACCCCCTCTGGGGATCCAGCCACTACAGAGAAGGATTCTCCAGGGTTAGGGGTGGCTGGAGTGGCAGCTGCCCCCAAGAGCAAGGAGAGGAATGGTGGGGCACGACTTGGCATGGCTGGAGTCCCAGAGGATGGCGAGCAGACCGGCTGGGCTTCTCCAGCCAAGACTGCCGCGGTCCTCCCAACCACTCATAACCACAAAGTGCCCGTCCTTATCTCACCCACTCTGAAGCACACTCCAGCTGACGTGCAGCTCATTGGCACAGACTCTCAGGGGAATAAATTCAAGCTCTTATCAGAGCATCAGGTCACTTCCTCTGGAGACAAGGACCGACCCCGCCGGGTAAAACCAAAgtgtgccccacccccaccgccagtGATGAGACTACTGCAGCAGCCGTCCGTGTGCTCAGACTCCACGGAAGAGCCCGCCGCCCCGACTGCAGTCCAGCCCAAGTCAGAAAcacaggagggagggaaaaaggcGGCTCCAGGGGCGGTGCCCACCAGTGGGAAAGCTGGGAGGCCTGTGATGCCTCCACCTCAAGTGCCTCTGCCCACATCTTCCATCTCGCCAGCCAAAATGGCCAATGGCACAGCGGGTACTAAAGTGGCTCTGAGAAAAACCAAACAGGCGGCCGAGAAAATCTCAGCCGACAAGATCAGCAAGGAGGCCCTGCTGGAATGTGCTGACCTACTGTCCAGTGCCATCACGGAACCTGTGCCCAACAGCCAGCTGGTGGACACTGGCCACCAGCTGCTCGACTACTGCTCAGGCTATGTG
- the ABL2 gene encoding tyrosine-protein kinase ABL2 isoform X1: protein MGQQVGRVGEAPGLQQSQPRGIRGSSAARPSGRRRDLVGRTAEAGFNIFTQHDHFASCLEDGFEGDKTGGSSPEALHRPYGCDVEPQALNEAIRWSSKENLLGATESDPNLFVALYDFVASGDNTLSITKGEKLRVLGYNQNGEWSEVRSKNGQGWVPSNYITPVNSLEKHSWYHGPVSRSAAEYLLSSLINGSFLVRESESSPGQLSISLRYEGRVYHYRINTTTDGKVYVTAESRFSTLAELVHHHSTVADGLVTTLHYPAPKCNKPTVYGVSPIHDKWEMERTDITMKHKLGGGQYGEVYVGVWKKYSLTVAVKTLKEDTMEVEEFLKEAAVMKEIKHPNLVQLLGVCTLEPPFYIVTEYMPYGNLLDYLRECSREEVTAVVLLYMATQISSAMEYLEKKNFIHRDLAARNCLVGENHVVKVADFGLSRLMTGDTYTAHAGAKFPIKWTAPESLAYNTFSIKSDVWAFGVLLWEIATYGMSPYPGIDLSQVYDLLEKGYRMEQPEGCPPKVYELMRACWKWSPADRPSFAETHQAFETMFHDSSISEEVAEELGRAAAASSVVPYLPRLPLLPSKTRTLKKQGENKENIEGAQDATENSASSSAPGFIRSAQAPSGSPALPRKQRDKSPSSLLEDAKETCFTRDRKGGFFSSFMKKRNAPTPPKRSSSFREMENQPHKKYELTGNFSSVASLQHAEGFSLTPAQQEASLVPPKCYGGSFAQRNLCNDDGGGGGGSGAAGGGWSGITGFFTPRLIKKTLGLRAGKPTASDDTSKPFPRSNSTSSVSSGLPEQDRMAMTLPRNCQRSKLQLERTVSTSSQPEENVDRANDTLPKKSEEGAAPTRERPKAKLLPRGGTALPLRTPSGDPATTEKDSPGLGVAGVAAAPKSKERNGGARLGMAGVPEDGEQTGWASPAKTAAVLPTTHNHKVPVLISPTLKHTPADVQLIGTDSQGNKFKLLSEHQVTSSGDKDRPRRVKPKCAPPPPPVMRLLQQPSVCSDSTEEPAAPTAVQPKSETQEGGKKAAPGAVPTSGKAGRPVMPPPQVPLPTSSISPAKMANGTAGTKVALRKTKQAAEKISADKISKEALLECADLLSSAITEPVPNSQLVDTGHQLLDYCSGYVDCIPQTRNKFAFREAVSKLELSLQELQVSSAAAGVPGANPVLNNLLSCVQEISDVVQR, encoded by the exons atcacTTTGCCAGCTGTTTGGAGGATGGATTTGAGGGCGACAAGACTGGAGGCAGTAGTCCAG aAGCCTTGCACCGCCCCTACGGTTGTGATGTTGAACCCCAGGCCCTGAACGAAGCCATCAGGTGGAGCTCCAAGGAGAACCTGCTCGGAGCCACCGAGAGTGACCCTAATCTCTTTGTTGCACTTTATGATTTTGTAGCAAGTGGTGATAACACACTCAGCATCACTAAAG GTGAAAAGCTCCGAGTCCTTGGTTACAACCAGAATGGTGAGTGGAGCGAAGTTCGCTCTAAGAATGGCCAAGGCTGGGTGCCAAGCAACTACATCACCCCTGTGAACAGCCTGGAAAAACATTCCTGGTATCATGGACCTGTGTCTCGCAGTGCAGCAGAGTACCTACTCAGCAGTCTGATCAATGGCAGCTTCCTGGTGCGAGAGAGTGAGAGCAGCCCCGGGCAGCTGTCAATCTCGCTCAGGTACGAGGGGCGTGTGTATCACTACAGGATCAATACCACCACAGATGGCAAG GTATACGTAACTGCTGAGAGCCGCTTCAGCACCTTGGCCGAGCTTGTTCACCATCACTCCACGGTGGCTGATGGGCTGGTGACAACCCTACACTATCCGGCGCCCAAGTGTAATAAGCCTACAGTCTACGGTGTGTCCCCCATCCACGACAAGTGGGAAATGGAGCGAACAGATATTACCATGAAGCACAAACTTGGGGGTGGTCAGTATGGAGAGGTTTACGTTGGCGTCTGGAAGAAATACAGCCTTACAGTTGCTGTGAAAACATTGAAG GAAGATACTATGGAGGTGGAGGAATTTCTCAAGGAAGCTGCAGTGATGAAGGAAATCAAGCATCCTAACCTGGTACAGCTATTAG GTGTGTGTACCTTGGAGCCACCATTTTACATTGTGACTGAATACATGCCTTATGGGAACTTGCTTGATTATCTCCGAGAATGCAGCCGAGAAGAGGTGACTGCAGTTGTGCTGCTTTACATGGCCACTCAGATCTCGTCCGCAATGGAGTATTTAGAGAAGAAGAATTTCATCCACAG GGATCTTGCAGCTCGTAACTGCCTGGTGGGAGAAAACCATGTGGTGAAAGTGGCTGATTTTGGCTTAAGTAGACTGATGACCGGAGACACCTATACTGCTCATGCTGGAGCCAAATTTCCTATTAAATGGACAGCACCAGAGAGTCTTGCCTACAATACTTTCTCAATTAAATCTGACGTCTGGG CGTTTGGGGTGCTCTTATGGGAAATTGCTACATATGGAATGTCACCATATCCAGGTATTGACCTGTCTCAGGTCTACGATCTACTGGAAAAAGGATACCGAATGGAGCAGCCTGAAGGATGTCCCCCTAAGGTGTATGAACTTATGAGAGCAT GTTGGAAGTGGAGCCCTGCCGACAGGCCCTCTTTTGCAGAAACACATCAAGCTTTTGAAACCATGTTCCACGACTCGAGCATTTCTGAAG AGGTTGCTGAGGAGCTTGGGAGGGCCGCCGCCGCCTCGTCTGTGGTTCCATATCTGCCCCGACTGCCTCTGCTTCCTTCCAAGACCCGGACGCTGAAGAAGCAGGGGGAGAACAAGGAGAACATCGAGGGGGCACAAGATGCCACAGAAAATTCTGCTTCCAGTTCAGCACCAG GGTTCATTAGAAGTGCACAGGCCCCCAGTGGGTCCCCAGCACTGCCTCGAAAGCAGAGAGACAAGTCACCCAGCAGCCTCTTGGAAGATGCCAAAGAGACATGCTTCACCAGAGATAGGAAGGGAGGCTTCTTCAGCTCCTTTATGAAAAAGAGAAACGCTCCCACACCCCCCAAACGCAGCAGCTCCTTCCGAGAAATGGAGAACCAGCCCCACAAGAAATACGAACTGACGGGTAACTTCTCATCTGTTGCTTCTCTGCAGCATGCTGAAGGGTTCTCTCTCACTCCTGCCCAGCAAGAAGCGAGTCTGGTGCCACCCAAGTGCTATGGGGGTAGCTTTGCACAGAGGAACCTCTGTAATGACgacggtggtgggggtgggggcagtggcgctgctgggggcggGTGGTCTGGCATCACAGGCTTCTTTACACCACGCTTAATCAAAAAGACACTGGGCTTACGAGCAGGTAAACCCACAGCCAGTGATGACACATCCAAGCCTTTTCCAAGGTCAAACTCTACATCTTCCGTGTCCTCAGGGCTTCCAGAGCAGGATAGGATGGCAATGACCCTTCCCAGGAACTGCCAGAGGTCCAAACTCCAGCTGGAAAGGACAGTGTCCACCTCTTCTCAGCCAGAAGAGAATGTGGACAGGGCCAATGACACACTTCCAAAAAAATCAGAGGAAGGTGCCGCTCCGACCAGAGAGAGACCAAAAGCCAAACTTTTGCCCAGAGGAGGCACCGCTCTTCCTCTCAGAACCCCCTCTGGGGATCCAGCCACTACAGAGAAGGATTCTCCAGGGTTAGGGGTGGCTGGAGTGGCAGCTGCCCCCAAGAGCAAGGAGAGGAATGGTGGGGCACGACTTGGCATGGCTGGAGTCCCAGAGGATGGCGAGCAGACCGGCTGGGCTTCTCCAGCCAAGACTGCCGCGGTCCTCCCAACCACTCATAACCACAAAGTGCCCGTCCTTATCTCACCCACTCTGAAGCACACTCCAGCTGACGTGCAGCTCATTGGCACAGACTCTCAGGGGAATAAATTCAAGCTCTTATCAGAGCATCAGGTCACTTCCTCTGGAGACAAGGACCGACCCCGCCGGGTAAAACCAAAgtgtgccccacccccaccgccagtGATGAGACTACTGCAGCAGCCGTCCGTGTGCTCAGACTCCACGGAAGAGCCCGCCGCCCCGACTGCAGTCCAGCCCAAGTCAGAAAcacaggagggagggaaaaaggcGGCTCCAGGGGCGGTGCCCACCAGTGGGAAAGCTGGGAGGCCTGTGATGCCTCCACCTCAAGTGCCTCTGCCCACATCTTCCATCTCGCCAGCCAAAATGGCCAATGGCACAGCGGGTACTAAAGTGGCTCTGAGAAAAACCAAACAGGCGGCCGAGAAAATCTCAGCCGACAAGATCAGCAAGGAGGCCCTGCTGGAATGTGCTGACCTACTGTCCAGTGCCATCACGGAACCTGTGCCCAACAGCCAGCTGGTGGACACTGGCCACCAGCTGCTCGACTACTGCTCAGGCTATGTG